From a region of the Flavobacterium sediminilitoris genome:
- a CDS encoding cupin domain-containing protein, whose protein sequence is MKVQNINQKLELFSEHWSPKIVGELNGQYVKLVKLKGEFVWHKHDNEDELFFVIKGVLKMEFRDKTVIINENEFLIIPKGVEHKPVADEEVSVMLFEPATTLNTGNIENKRTKHQLDKI, encoded by the coding sequence ATGAAAGTACAAAATATTAATCAGAAGTTAGAACTTTTTTCAGAACACTGGAGTCCAAAAATAGTAGGAGAACTAAACGGACAATATGTTAAATTAGTAAAACTAAAAGGAGAATTTGTCTGGCATAAACACGATAATGAAGACGAATTATTTTTCGTTATTAAAGGTGTTTTAAAAATGGAATTTAGAGACAAAACAGTAATAATAAATGAAAATGAATTTTTAATTATCCCAAAAGGAGTAGAACATAAACCTGTTGCAGATGAAGAAGTTTCTGTAATGCTTTTTGAACCAGCAACAACTTTAAATACAGGTAATATCGAAAATAAACGTACAAAACACCAACTCGATAAAATATAA
- the acs gene encoding acetate--CoA ligase, with amino-acid sequence MSYYKIKDLENYFKMYKKSVREPRKFWDKIADENFIWYQQWDKVFEFNMEEAQFKWFVNAKLNITKNCIDRHLNKRGDKTAIIFEPNNPDEEAQHITYNELYEKVAKMANVLKEQGIKKGDRVCIYLPMIPELAIAVLACARIGAVHSVIFAGFSASAVATRINDSECKMVITSDGGYRGNKVIDLKSIVDESLFNCSCVEKVLVVKRTGGNVIMKEGRDIWLQPLLDEALGNHVAEIMDAEDPLFILYTSGSTGKPKGMVHTTAGYMVSTAYTFKNVFSYEEDDVYWCTADIGWITGHSYILYGPLLNGATTVIFEGIPSYPDHSRFWEVIEKHKVNQFYTAPTAIRALAKESVEYIQRFQFKSLKVIGSVGEPINEEAWHWYNDHVGGKRCPLVDTWWQTETGGIMISPIPFVTPTKPTYASLPLPGIQPVLMDELRNEIEGNQVTGSLCIKFPWPSMARTIWGDHQRYKDTYFTAFPGKYFTGDGALRDEVGYYRITGRVDDVIIVSGHNLGTAPIEDNINEHPAVAESAIVGFPHDVKGNALYGFIILKESGENRDKENLTREINQLISEQIGPIAKLDKIQFVKGLPKTRSGKIMRRILRKIAEGDFANFGDTSTLLNPECVEEIKNGRIE; translated from the coding sequence ATGAGCTATTATAAAATTAAAGACTTAGAGAATTACTTTAAAATGTATAAGAAATCGGTTCGTGAGCCTAGAAAATTTTGGGATAAAATAGCCGATGAAAATTTTATTTGGTACCAACAATGGGACAAAGTCTTTGAGTTTAACATGGAGGAAGCTCAATTTAAATGGTTTGTTAATGCGAAATTAAATATTACGAAAAACTGTATTGATCGTCACTTAAATAAAAGAGGGGATAAAACAGCCATTATTTTCGAACCAAATAATCCTGATGAAGAAGCGCAACATATAACGTACAATGAGTTATATGAAAAAGTTGCAAAAATGGCCAACGTTTTAAAAGAACAAGGAATTAAAAAAGGAGATAGAGTTTGTATTTATTTGCCTATGATTCCAGAATTAGCCATTGCAGTTTTAGCTTGTGCTAGAATAGGAGCCGTTCACTCAGTCATTTTTGCAGGTTTCTCTGCGTCAGCAGTAGCAACAAGAATAAATGATAGCGAATGTAAAATGGTTATTACTTCAGATGGAGGATATAGAGGAAATAAAGTAATTGATTTAAAAAGTATTGTTGACGAATCATTATTTAATTGCTCATGTGTTGAAAAAGTACTAGTTGTAAAACGTACTGGTGGAAATGTGATTATGAAAGAAGGAAGAGATATTTGGTTACAACCTCTTTTAGATGAAGCACTTGGTAATCATGTTGCAGAAATTATGGATGCAGAAGACCCTTTGTTTATTCTTTATACTTCAGGTTCTACAGGTAAACCAAAAGGAATGGTACATACTACCGCAGGATATATGGTGTCTACAGCTTATACTTTTAAAAATGTATTTAGCTATGAAGAAGACGATGTATATTGGTGTACAGCCGATATAGGTTGGATAACAGGTCATTCATATATATTATATGGACCACTTTTAAATGGAGCTACTACAGTTATTTTTGAAGGAATTCCGTCTTATCCAGATCATAGTCGTTTTTGGGAAGTAATAGAAAAACATAAGGTAAATCAATTCTATACAGCTCCTACAGCTATTAGAGCTTTAGCAAAAGAAAGTGTAGAATACATACAACGTTTTCAGTTTAAAAGTTTAAAAGTTATTGGATCTGTTGGAGAACCAATAAACGAAGAAGCATGGCACTGGTATAATGACCATGTAGGTGGCAAAAGATGTCCACTAGTAGATACTTGGTGGCAGACTGAAACAGGTGGAATTATGATTTCTCCAATTCCTTTCGTAACACCTACAAAACCAACTTATGCATCTTTACCTTTACCAGGTATTCAACCTGTTTTAATGGATGAATTACGTAATGAAATTGAAGGTAATCAGGTAACCGGAAGTTTGTGTATTAAATTCCCTTGGCCATCAATGGCAAGAACTATTTGGGGCGATCACCAACGATATAAAGACACCTATTTCACAGCTTTTCCTGGAAAATACTTCACAGGAGATGGTGCTTTGAGAGATGAGGTTGGATATTATAGAATTACAGGTAGAGTAGATGATGTTATCATTGTTTCAGGACACAATTTAGGAACAGCTCCTATTGAAGATAATATAAATGAGCATCCAGCAGTTGCAGAAAGTGCTATCGTAGGATTCCCTCATGATGTAAAAGGAAATGCTTTATATGGGTTTATTATCTTAAAAGAATCTGGAGAAAATAGAGATAAAGAAAATCTGACCAGAGAAATTAACCAATTAATATCAGAACAAATAGGACCTATTGCAAAACTAGATAAAATTCAATTTGTAAAAGGTTTACCAAAAACACGATCAGGTAAAATTATGAGAAGAATATTAAGAAAAATAGCAGAAGGAGACTTTGCTAATTTTGGAGATACATCTACTTTATTAAATCCGGAATGTGTGGAAGAAATTAAAAACGGAAGAATAGAATAA
- a CDS encoding DUF2867 domain-containing protein, with amino-acid sequence MDTVKSQLPKESLLNVNKQSYHYIDSFQGSIIDKEDIILPIDVLKAFFNTSPKWIETLFTFRNKLVRVFGLKITNKIQNKKEIVANLKGEPDEQIGIFKIFETSNQEIVLGENDKHLNFRVSLFIEKNKANITQKQITITTTVVFNNWFGKLYFFPVKPFHKIIVPVMLKETIKNLNQKIEANYNESTKY; translated from the coding sequence ATGGATACTGTAAAGTCACAACTTCCCAAAGAATCTTTGTTAAATGTAAACAAACAATCATATCATTATATTGATAGTTTTCAAGGTTCTATAATAGACAAAGAAGATATAATATTACCAATTGATGTTTTAAAAGCATTTTTTAACACAAGCCCTAAATGGATTGAAACGTTATTTACTTTTAGAAATAAGTTAGTACGTGTTTTTGGATTAAAAATCACAAATAAAATTCAAAACAAGAAAGAAATAGTTGCTAATTTAAAAGGAGAGCCTGATGAACAAATAGGTATTTTTAAAATTTTTGAAACAAGTAATCAAGAAATTGTTTTAGGAGAAAATGATAAACACCTTAACTTCCGAGTATCTTTATTCATAGAAAAAAATAAAGCAAACATAACGCAAAAGCAAATCACAATTACAACGACAGTTGTTTTTAATAATTGGTTTGGAAAATTATACTTCTTTCCAGTAAAACCTTTTCATAAAATAATTGTTCCCGTAATGCTAAAAGAAACGATTAAAAATTTAAACCAGAAAATAGAAGCCAACTATAATGAAAGTACAAAATATTAA
- a CDS encoding response regulator transcription factor translates to MKKILIVDDEPNIIMSLEYTFKKNNFEVFIARDGQEALDILKNQIPDVIILDVMMPNVDGYATLEEINNDKKLDNCKVIFLSAKNKESDIQRGIDLGASAYMTKPFSLKKLVDKVKELLE, encoded by the coding sequence ATGAAAAAGATACTTATTGTAGATGACGAACCTAATATTATTATGTCTCTTGAATATACATTTAAGAAAAATAATTTTGAAGTGTTTATAGCACGAGATGGACAAGAAGCATTAGATATATTAAAAAATCAAATACCAGATGTTATTATTCTTGATGTGATGATGCCAAATGTAGATGGTTATGCAACACTTGAAGAAATTAACAATGATAAAAAATTAGATAATTGTAAGGTTATCTTTTTATCAGCAAAAAATAAAGAATCAGACATTCAAAGAGGAATAGACTTAGGAGCAAGCGCTTATATGACAAAACCTTTCTCATTAAAAAAATTAGTAGATAAAGTAAAAGAATTACTAGAATAG
- a CDS encoding AAA family ATPase gives MIHLIVGNTGSGKTTYANKLKQENKGIIFSIDKWNNTLFLSDKKEEDGLEWFLERINRAETLIMDLIIQLENANTHSILDLGLSKKEHRDKFKKFAISNGYEIRLHFLDISKEIRWERVKQRNNEKGVSYEFDVSQADFDFMETWFEKPNDDELKDGIIIRT, from the coding sequence ATGATACATCTTATAGTAGGAAATACAGGTTCTGGAAAAACTACTTATGCAAATAAACTAAAACAAGAAAATAAAGGGATTATATTTTCAATAGATAAATGGAATAATACGTTATTTTTATCAGATAAGAAAGAAGAAGATGGGTTAGAGTGGTTTTTAGAAAGAATCAATCGTGCAGAAACTTTAATAATGGATCTAATCATCCAATTAGAAAATGCCAATACCCATAGTATTCTTGATTTAGGATTATCGAAAAAAGAACATAGAGATAAATTTAAAAAATTTGCAATTTCAAACGGATATGAAATAAGGCTTCATTTTCTAGATATTTCAAAAGAAATCCGATGGGAAAGAGTAAAACAGCGTAATAATGAAAAAGGAGTTAGTTATGAATTTGATGTTTCGCAAGCTGATTTTGATTTCATGGAAACTTGGTTTGAAAAACCTAATGATGATGAACTGAAAGATGGAATTATAATTAGAACATAA
- a CDS encoding DUF4212 domain-containing protein gives MSDQKHATAYWKENLRYLLILLSIWFIVSYGAGILFKDLLNEIKIGGFPLGFWFAQQGSIYVFVVLIFVYVRLMNKLDKKYGYDE, from the coding sequence ATGAGCGATCAAAAACACGCAACAGCGTACTGGAAGGAAAACTTAAGATACCTTCTCATACTATTAAGTATATGGTTTATTGTTTCTTATGGAGCAGGAATACTTTTTAAAGATCTGTTAAACGAAATAAAAATAGGAGGTTTTCCATTAGGCTTTTGGTTTGCCCAACAAGGATCTATTTATGTGTTTGTCGTTCTCATTTTTGTCTATGTTAGGTTAATGAATAAGCTAGACAAGAAATATGGATATGACGAATAA
- a CDS encoding WG repeat-containing protein, which translates to MKKSIVFFFFIAFNLYAQVPHRPTMEVADEIGVKAPRESGNRYSIFRDKENKVGYKRNDTVIIKPIYDEIDFRQSVLVLRKDKKRGVANRNGEILIPITLDSVYVDYNTDAIIVCDKGKYGSFDDKGNSILPIKYPKIVYSNPVSNVSLVKNEKENTLDIYLFDKKTKYTSNAIFLFTNAMFFSHEGKYGLFIDGKQTLDFEYDAISIDGKPIGSSYTHLINKNKFVSQKKYLNIYIVEKDKKFGVNFQEKVIFPVELDKASYDNIRQIVQVEKGKLKGAYLVNSKKIIEPKYQNIYLDGTQYIELKENNKVGMFTYALDTVIPIAYDDIQIQGFNSGFKVMNNNKKGWFSRKGEEIIPIIYDDIEDFSLSNLKDVFSVKQDGKYGLINKKNEVLIPVQYEHIFDKSDLLFVVTPEPERKFGLYNSYGKEILPAVYDFITDTDIQKSKTILAVRNGKYTLVDEKLKIIFPDEIIEHSYLLDTNLLKTPPSIHDNAYLRLKNIKNRVGLFNEHTGKLEIPFEYDDIIQECIMDGKTLFLTLKKGKYGIIDNKNTVLIPNSYDNLDLTFQNYNEEYKIFPAQKKGKYGLIDNHNKVILPFQYEHIAKLSYDNLFKAKKDGKYSLIDEKGTILNAGPFDDIANFEEDETLTFYKGDMKVMNKKGIFTGLQGKMDIHEGYATFDILKEELIKALDSKEDDLLKTFANNIAPSKHLLFYINKSRPDKNDLLYLNIEDIKEKYFQNLLEFKYQKWNNYYKKSSLTKVVDYTIYSSGIVTNRRATDWAFGDSFLEKLLRNSLKVNGYWISTYFMYSRF; encoded by the coding sequence ATGAAAAAAAGTATCGTGTTCTTCTTCTTTATAGCTTTTAATTTATATGCACAAGTCCCTCATAGACCTACAATGGAAGTGGCAGACGAAATAGGAGTTAAAGCTCCAAGAGAATCAGGAAATCGATATTCTATTTTTAGAGATAAAGAAAATAAAGTAGGTTATAAAAGAAATGATACGGTTATTATAAAACCTATTTATGATGAAATTGATTTTAGACAATCTGTTTTAGTACTAAGAAAAGATAAAAAAAGAGGTGTTGCCAATAGAAATGGAGAAATACTAATTCCTATTACCTTAGATTCAGTTTATGTAGATTATAATACTGATGCTATTATAGTTTGTGATAAAGGAAAATATGGTTCTTTTGATGATAAAGGAAATAGTATTTTGCCTATAAAATATCCTAAAATAGTTTATTCAAATCCAGTTAGTAATGTATCTTTAGTTAAAAATGAAAAAGAAAACACATTAGATATTTACTTATTTGATAAAAAAACAAAATACACAAGCAACGCTATTTTTCTGTTTACTAATGCTATGTTTTTTAGTCATGAAGGAAAGTATGGTCTTTTTATTGATGGAAAGCAAACATTAGATTTTGAATATGATGCTATTTCTATTGATGGAAAGCCCATTGGCAGTAGTTACACTCATTTGATTAATAAAAATAAGTTTGTTTCACAAAAGAAATACCTAAATATCTATATCGTTGAAAAAGATAAAAAATTCGGAGTCAATTTTCAAGAAAAAGTTATTTTTCCTGTTGAATTAGACAAAGCGTCTTACGATAATATTAGACAAATTGTACAAGTAGAAAAAGGAAAGTTAAAAGGAGCTTACTTAGTAAATTCAAAAAAGATAATAGAGCCTAAATATCAAAACATTTATTTAGATGGAACTCAGTACATTGAATTAAAGGAAAATAATAAAGTAGGGATGTTTACTTATGCTTTAGATACTGTTATTCCTATTGCTTATGATGACATTCAAATACAAGGATTTAATTCAGGATTTAAAGTAATGAATAATAATAAAAAGGGATGGTTCTCTAGAAAAGGAGAAGAAATAATACCAATAATTTATGATGATATAGAAGACTTTTCGTTGAGTAATTTAAAAGATGTTTTCTCTGTTAAACAAGATGGAAAATATGGACTTATTAATAAAAAAAATGAAGTCTTAATTCCAGTACAATACGAGCATATATTTGATAAATCAGATTTACTATTTGTAGTTACTCCAGAACCAGAGCGTAAATTCGGATTATATAATTCATATGGAAAAGAAATATTGCCAGCAGTCTATGATTTTATTACAGATACAGATATACAAAAAAGTAAAACAATTCTAGCTGTAAGAAACGGAAAATACACATTAGTAGATGAAAAATTAAAAATAATTTTTCCAGATGAAATAATAGAACATTCTTATTTACTGGATACTAATTTATTAAAAACACCACCATCAATTCATGATAATGCTTATTTAAGATTAAAAAACATTAAAAATAGAGTAGGTCTTTTTAATGAACATACTGGAAAATTAGAAATTCCTTTTGAATATGATGATATAATACAAGAATGTATTATGGATGGAAAAACATTATTTTTAACCTTAAAGAAAGGAAAATATGGCATTATAGATAATAAGAATACTGTTTTAATACCAAATTCTTATGATAATTTAGATTTAACCTTTCAAAATTATAACGAAGAGTATAAAATATTTCCCGCTCAAAAAAAAGGAAAATATGGTTTAATTGATAATCATAATAAAGTAATACTACCTTTTCAGTATGAACATATTGCTAAATTGAGCTATGATAATCTATTTAAAGCTAAAAAAGATGGAAAATACTCATTAATAGATGAAAAAGGTACAATTCTAAATGCAGGACCATTTGATGATATTGCAAACTTTGAAGAAGATGAAACCTTAACGTTCTATAAGGGAGACATGAAAGTGATGAATAAAAAAGGAATTTTTACAGGATTACAAGGTAAAATGGATATTCATGAAGGCTATGCTACTTTTGATATATTAAAAGAAGAATTAATCAAAGCTTTAGACAGTAAAGAAGACGATTTATTGAAAACATTTGCTAATAATATAGCACCATCTAAACATCTTTTATTTTATATCAATAAAAGTAGACCAGACAAGAATGATTTACTCTATTTGAATATTGAAGATATAAAAGAAAAATATTTTCAAAACCTATTAGAATTTAAATATCAAAAGTGGAATAATTATTATAAAAAATCTTCTTTAACAAAAGTGGTAGATTACACCATTTATTCAAGTGGAATTGTAACCAATAGAAGAGCTACTGATTGGGCCTTTGGAGATAGTTTCTTAGAAAAATTACTTCGAAATTCACTAAAAGTAAACGGTTATTGGATTAGTACATATTTTATGTATAGTAGATTTTAG
- a CDS encoding ATP-binding protein: MNSITLIFILLVYLLFLFFIAHWAEKKENLKWANNSYVYSFSLAVYCTAWTYYGSIGVAANSGLNYLTIYVGPIIIIPAWIIILRKIIRISRLNNVSSIADFISLRYGNSRFLGAIVTIVCLTAILPYIALQLKAISETFHVVTRTTEDSLVFFDTTTYVAIALALFASYYGTRYVDASEKRKGIITAVAMESILKLLFFIIIGIYVTYFVFDGFEDIYAKASVLENFEQKNTIGGLEQGMNWFFLCMLSLFAIFLLPRQFHVSVVENNRERHIKTALWLFPLYLLIFNVFVYPIAWGGNVLFDGDSKNADTYSLLIPQYFNNTFLTIIVFLGGFSAAISMIIVSSISLSTMLSNNLLIPYTFLGKLKNEEQVINNKKIVNIRKIGIFSLIIISYLIYRFFALDYSLGSIGLVSFVIIGQLAPAFFGALFWRRGSRLGAIWGIIIGFAVCFYTLLIPYSFGITNAANTFIATGFMNIDFLKPLALFGLDYLSPISHAFFWSMFFNVMTYFAVSVSFKGNYRERNYAEMYIDIDKYSMNHENAFVWKGTAYTRDIEKVLIKFLGVERTNRALNIFNVKYNVDKNQELADARLVKFAENLLTGHIGTASARILISSVVKEEKVTLPEVLKILEESNETILINKKLTETSNELKKITAQLQNANENLITKDKQKDEFLDTVTHELRTPITAIRAASEILIDDDDIPETLKKQFLQNIISESDRLNRLIDKILDLEKFETGKQTLNLTENNLNETILKTIEPLQQLIKNKGITLHFENETTFSFFYDEDRIVQVITNLLSNAIKFCPDDNGIINIRIKNKKEEYEVSILDNGKGVNINDFENIFDKFYQSNNQNIKKPVGSGLGLAICKQIIELHQGKIWGQNNDKNGACFTFTLPKINV; the protein is encoded by the coding sequence ATGAATAGTATTACATTAATCTTTATTCTATTAGTTTACCTTCTTTTTCTTTTCTTTATTGCACATTGGGCAGAAAAGAAAGAAAATTTAAAATGGGCTAATAACTCGTATGTATATTCCTTTTCATTAGCAGTGTATTGCACGGCTTGGACATATTATGGAAGTATTGGTGTAGCAGCAAATTCAGGATTAAATTATTTAACCATTTATGTAGGTCCTATTATCATTATTCCTGCTTGGATTATTATTTTAAGAAAAATTATTCGTATATCTCGATTAAATAATGTGTCTAGTATTGCTGATTTTATTTCACTTCGCTATGGTAATAGCCGGTTTTTAGGAGCTATTGTAACGATTGTGTGTTTAACTGCTATTTTGCCTTATATAGCTTTGCAATTAAAGGCTATTTCAGAAACTTTTCATGTAGTTACAAGAACAACAGAAGATTCTTTAGTGTTTTTTGATACAACAACTTATGTGGCTATTGCATTAGCTTTGTTTGCTTCTTATTATGGAACGCGCTATGTGGATGCTTCAGAAAAAAGAAAAGGAATTATTACGGCTGTGGCTATGGAAAGCATACTTAAATTATTGTTTTTTATAATCATTGGTATTTATGTTACGTATTTTGTTTTTGATGGATTTGAAGATATTTATGCAAAAGCTTCTGTTTTAGAAAATTTTGAACAGAAAAATACAATAGGCGGATTAGAGCAAGGGATGAATTGGTTTTTTCTATGTATGTTATCTTTATTTGCAATTTTTTTATTACCTAGGCAATTTCATGTTTCAGTAGTAGAAAATAATAGAGAAAGACATATTAAAACTGCTCTTTGGTTATTTCCATTGTATTTGTTAATCTTTAATGTATTTGTTTATCCTATTGCTTGGGGAGGCAATGTGCTTTTTGATGGAGATTCTAAAAACGCAGATACCTATTCGTTATTAATTCCTCAATATTTTAATAATACTTTTTTAACTATTATTGTATTTCTTGGAGGTTTTTCGGCTGCTATTTCTATGATTATTGTATCTAGTATTAGCTTGTCTACAATGCTAAGTAATAATTTATTAATTCCATATACTTTCTTAGGGAAATTAAAAAATGAAGAGCAAGTCATTAATAATAAAAAGATAGTCAATATTAGAAAAATAGGAATCTTTTCATTGATTATCATTTCTTATTTAATTTATCGCTTTTTTGCATTAGATTATAGTTTAGGATCAATAGGGTTAGTTTCATTTGTTATTATTGGTCAATTGGCACCTGCATTTTTTGGTGCTTTGTTTTGGAGAAGAGGTTCGCGTTTAGGTGCTATTTGGGGAATTATTATAGGTTTTGCTGTGTGTTTTTACACATTGTTAATTCCATATTCTTTTGGAATAACAAATGCAGCTAATACTTTTATTGCAACAGGGTTTATGAATATCGATTTTTTAAAACCGCTAGCTTTGTTTGGGTTAGATTATTTATCGCCTATTTCTCATGCCTTTTTTTGGAGTATGTTTTTTAACGTAATGACCTATTTTGCTGTTTCGGTAAGCTTTAAAGGAAATTATCGCGAACGCAATTATGCAGAAATGTATATTGATATAGATAAATATAGCATGAATCATGAAAATGCTTTTGTATGGAAAGGAACTGCTTATACAAGAGATATAGAAAAAGTACTCATTAAGTTTTTAGGTGTAGAAAGAACCAATAGAGCTTTAAATATATTTAATGTTAAATATAATGTAGATAAAAATCAGGAATTAGCAGATGCACGCTTGGTAAAATTTGCAGAAAATTTATTGACAGGTCACATAGGAACAGCATCAGCACGTATTCTAATTTCGAGTGTAGTAAAAGAAGAAAAAGTAACACTACCCGAAGTATTGAAGATTTTAGAAGAATCAAATGAAACTATTTTAATTAATAAAAAACTAACTGAAACATCTAATGAGTTAAAAAAAATAACAGCACAATTGCAAAATGCAAATGAAAATTTAATAACGAAAGACAAACAAAAAGATGAGTTTTTAGATACGGTAACACACGAACTTAGAACACCTATAACTGCAATAAGAGCAGCTAGTGAAATTTTAATTGATGATGATGATATTCCTGAAACTTTAAAAAAACAATTTCTTCAAAATATTATTTCAGAATCGGACAGACTCAATCGATTAATTGATAAAATACTCGATTTAGAAAAATTTGAAACAGGAAAACAAACATTAAATCTAACAGAAAATAATTTAAATGAAACTATTTTAAAAACAATTGAACCCTTACAACAATTAATTAAAAATAAAGGAATTACTTTGCATTTTGAAAATGAAACAACCTTCTCCTTTTTTTATGATGAAGATAGAATAGTACAAGTAATAACAAATTTACTTTCAAATGCTATTAAATTTTGTCCAGATGATAATGGAATAATTAACATTAGGATTAAGAACAAAAAAGAAGAATATGAAGTTTCAATTTTAGATAATGGAAAAGGAGTAAACATAAATGACTTTGAAAACATTTTTGACAAATTTTATCAATCAAATAATCAAAATATAAAAAAACCAGTAGGAAGTGGTTTAGGATTAGCTATTTGTAAACAAATTATAGAACTGCATCAAGGAAAAATTTGGGGACAAAATAACGATAAAAATGGTGCTTGCTTTACTTTTACATTGCCCAAAATAAATGTTTAA
- a CDS encoding sodium:solute symporter family protein encodes MDVQNWTYIIVGITFAIYIGIAIWSRAGSTKEFYVAGGGVSPLANGMATAADWMSAASFISMAGIISFAGYDGAVYLMGWTGGYVLLALLLAPYLRKFGKFTVPDFIGERYYSKTARSVAVFCALIVSFTYVAGQMRGVGVVFSRFLEVEIETGVVIGMIIVLFYAVLGGMKGITYTQVAQYCVLIFAFMVPAIFISIQMTGNPIPQLGMGSTVTGSDTYLLDKLNGLSTELGFAEYTSGSKSMIDVFAITLALMVGTAGLPHVIVRFFTVKKVRDARKSAGWALLLIAILYTTAPAVSVFAKANLIDTVNDKNYADMPQWFTNWEKTGLLKYEDKNGDGKIQYYNDKSKDAAFITASETKGLKGNELTIDNDIMVLANPEIAKLPNWVIALVAAGALAAALSTAAGLLLVISSSVSHDLIKKMINPSISEKGELWAARGAATVAVVIAGYFGINPPGFVAAVVALAFGLAAASFFPAIILGIFHKKMNKEGAIAGMIVGMLLMLYYMMKFKFGLFDGGKEAVAGLKESWWFGISPEGFGTIAMIVNFIVAFIVNKFTPEPPADVQDIVENIRIPSGAGEATGH; translated from the coding sequence ATGGATGTACAAAATTGGACATATATAATTGTAGGCATTACGTTTGCCATATACATAGGAATTGCTATTTGGTCTAGAGCTGGTTCCACAAAAGAGTTTTATGTAGCAGGAGGAGGTGTTTCTCCATTAGCGAATGGAATGGCAACAGCAGCTGACTGGATGTCTGCGGCTTCGTTTATTTCAATGGCAGGTATTATTTCATTCGCAGGCTATGATGGAGCTGTTTACCTTATGGGTTGGACAGGTGGTTATGTATTACTAGCATTGTTATTAGCTCCTTATTTACGAAAATTTGGAAAGTTTACAGTTCCTGATTTCATAGGAGAGCGCTATTATTCAAAAACGGCTCGATCAGTTGCTGTTTTCTGTGCTTTAATTGTATCGTTTACTTATGTAGCAGGACAAATGCGAGGTGTAGGTGTTGTATTCTCTCGTTTTTTAGAAGTAGAAATTGAAACAGGAGTTGTTATTGGAATGATTATCGTATTATTTTATGCTGTTTTAGGAGGAATGAAAGGTATTACATATACTCAAGTGGCACAATATTGTGTTTTAATATTCGCTTTTATGGTACCTGCTATTTTTATCTCTATTCAAATGACAGGTAATCCAATTCCGCAATTAGGAATGGGCAGCACGGTTACAGGTTCAGATACATATTTACTAGATAAATTAAACGGATTATCTACCGAATTAGGTTTTGCAGAATATACTTCGGGTTCTAAATCAATGATTGATGTTTTTGCTATTACTTTAGCATTGATGGTAGGAACAGCAGGATTGCCACATGTTATTGTTCGTTTCTTTACTGTGAAAAAAGTACGCGATGCTCGTAAATCTGCTGGATGGGCTTTATTGTTAATTGCTATTCTATATACAACGGCTCCTGCGGTTTCCGTTTTCGCAAAAGCAAATCTTATTGATACAGTTAACGATAAAAACTATGCCGATATGCCGCAATGGTTTACTAACTGGGAAAAAACAGGTCTACTAAAATATGAAGATAAAAATGGAGATGGTAAAATACAGTATTACAATGATAAATCAAAAGATGCAGCTTTTATAACGGCATCAGAAACGAAAGGATTAAAAGGAAATGAGTTAACTATTGATAATGATATTATGGTATTGGCTAATCCTGAAATTGCCAAATTGCCAAATTGGGTTATTGCTTTAGTAGCAGCCGGAGCTTTAGCAGCCGCTTTGTCAACTGCTGCTGGATTGTTATTGGTTATTTCATCTTCTGTTTCTCATGATTTAATTAAGAAAATGATTAATCCATCTATTTCTGAAAAGGGTGAATTATGGGCAGCTCGTGGTGCAGCGACTGTAGCAGTTGTAATTGCGGGTTATTTTGGAATTAATCCACCTGGTTTTGTAGCAGCAGTAGTCGCTTTAGCTTTCGGATTAGCAGCCGCTTCATTCTTTCCTGCTATTATTTTAGGAATCTTTCATAAGAAAATGAATAAAGAAGGTGCTATTGCGGGTATGATAGTGGGAATGTTGTTAATGCTATATTATATGATGAAATTTAAATTTGGACTATTTGATGGGGGTAAAGAAGCTGTTGCAGGCTTAAAAGAGTCATGGTGGTTTGGTATTTCACCAGAAGGTTTTGGTACAATTGCTATGATTGTGAACTTTATAGTTGCTTTTATTGTAAATAAATTTACTCCAGAACCACCAGCAGATGTACAGGATATTGTAGAGAATATAAGAATCCCTTCGGGAGCTGGTGAAGCAACAGGACATTAA